The Hymenobacter oligotrophus genome segment GTGCTGATTCAGCTCGACGGCCCCGAGCCGCCCATCATGGATGGCTCGTCGTTGCCGTTCGTCGACGCGCTGCAAGCCATTGGCCTGGAGGAGCAGAACGCGCTGCGCAACTACTTCGAGATTCCCGACGAAATCCGGTTTGTCGACAACGCCCGCGGCGTCGAGATTGCCGCCCTGCCGCTCAACGATTACCGCGTAACGGTAATGGTTGACTACAACTCGCCGGTACTGGGCTCGCAGCACGCCTCGCTCACGAACATCGAGCAGTTTTCGGAGGAAATTGCCGCCTCGCGCACCTTCTGTTTTCTGCACGAGCTGGAAGCCCTTTACAAGTCGAACCTGATCAAAGGTGGCGACTTGAGCAACGCCATTGTGGTCGTCGACCGCGTGGTGAGCGAGGAAGAGTTGGGCGATTTGGCCACCATGCTGGGCAAACCTAGAGTGGCCGTAAAAAAAGAAGGCATCCTGAACAACGTGGACCTGCGCCACAAAAACGAGCCGGCCCGCCACAAACTGCTCGACGTAGTGGGCGACCTGGCCTTAGTGGGCCGCCCCATTAAAGGGCAAATCTTGGCAGCTCGGCCGGGCCACGCGGCCAACGTCGCGTTTGCCAAGAAGATCAAGAAGAAAATGCTGGAGGTTGATACCTCGCCGGTGCCGCAGTACGACCCCTCGCGCCCGCCGGTGATGGACATCAACCAAATTGCCCAGATCCTGCCGCACCGCTACCCGTTCCTGCTGATCGACAAGATCATTCACCTCGACGCCACCACGGTAACGGGCGTGAAGAACGTGACGATGAACGAGCAGTTTTTCACGGGTCATTTCCCGGGCAACCCGGTAATGCCGGGCGTGCTGCAAATCGAGGCCATGGCCCAAACTGGCGGCATTTTGGTTTTAAACACCGTGCCCGATCCCGAAAATTACTGGACGTATTTCCTGGGTATCGAAAACTGCCGGTTCCGCCGCAAGGTTATTCCCGGCGACACCATCATTTTCAAGTGCCAGCTGGTTTCGCCGGTAAAGCGCGGCATTGCCAAAATGCGCGGCCAGGCTTTCGTAAACGGCAAAGTGGTGATGGAGGCAGAAATGTCGGCCAGCATCGTTCGGAAAGACGCTTAATTCACCAATTATCAATGATCAATGAACAATTATCAATGAACGCCGAGTGGCCAGTTTGTGGTCCAATCGTTGCTCACTGATCATTGCTCATTGTTAATTGTTCATTGACTAAATGAACCAACCGCTCGCCTATATTCACCCCGACGCGCGCATTGCGCAAAACGTGGTGGTCGAACCGTTTGCCACCATCGCGCAAGACGTTGAAATTGGGGAAGGCACCTGGATCGGACCCAACGCAACGATCATGTCGGGGGCGCGCATCGGCAAAAACGTTAAGATTTTTCCGGGCGCCGTTATCTCGGCCATTCCGCAGGACCTCAAGTTCGCAGGCGAGAAAACCACCGTGCACATCGGCGACAATACCGTGATTCGGGAATGCGTAACGATTAACCGCGGCACCGTAGACCGGATGAAAACCGTGGTGGGTAGCAACTGCCTGCTGCAAGCCTACGTGCACATTGCGCACGACTGCGTGGTGGGCGATAATTGCATTCTTTCGAACACCACACAGCTGGCCGGCCACGTGGTAATCGGCGACTGGGCCATTTTGGGTGGTACCTCGGCCGTGCACCAGTTCGTGCACATCGGGCAGCATGCGTTTATCGGCGGCGGCTCGTTGGTGCGCAAAGACGTGCCCCCGTTCATTAAGGTGGGCCGCGAGCCGCTCACTTACGCCGGTGTAAACTCGGTTGGCCTGCGCCGCCGCGGCTTTAGCGAAGAGGCCATTCTGCAAATTCAGCAGTGCTTCCGCCTACTGTTCATGAGCGGCCTGAACACCAGCGACGCCCTCGACAAGATTGAGTTGGAGCTGCTGCCCTCGCCCGAACGCGACGAGGTGGTAAACTTCGTGCGCAACTCAAGCCGCGGCATCATCAAGGGCTATTCGCGCAACGGCAACAGTGCAGATTGAGGCCATCGGGCTGGGCAAGCGCTTCGGCCGCGACTGGATTTTTCGCGAGCTGACGCACACGTTCGCCTCGGGCACGGCCACTGCGTTGCTGGGCCCCAACGGCGCCGGCAAAAGCACGCTGCTGCAGGTATTGGCTGCCTACACGTTGCCTTCGGCCGGTGAGCTGCGCTTTACGCTGCAGGGCCGGCCGGTGCCGGCCGATGAGGTAGCCCGCCACCTAGGGCTGTGCGCCCCCTACCTCGAGCTGATTGAGGAGCTGACGCTGGCCGAGCTGGTGCAGTTTCACACCCGGTTTCGGCCGCTGCGCGCGGGCTTGTCGCACGCGCAGCTCATCGAGCTAATGCAATTGCCGCACGCCCGGCACAAGCTGGTGCGCGACTTTTCGTCGGGCATGAAGCAACGCGTAAAACTGGCCTTGGCCTTGTACGCCGCCGCGCCCCTGCTGCTGCTCGACGAGCCCACCACCAACCTCGACCGGGCTGGCATTGCGTGGTACCACGAGCACGTGGCCGCTACCACGCCGGGCCGCCTGGTGCTGGTAAGCTCGAATGTGGAGGAGGAATACGCCTTTTGCCAAGCGCGGCTGCACGTAACCGACTTTGCCCCGCGTCGGTAGTTTCTTACGGCGGCCGCCGGTGCCTTCCGGGTTTTGCTGCTTATCTTAGGGTAAGCGTCTTGCCCTTTCAGCGCTTTTTTTACTTAACCACCAACCGCTTTCGGCCAACCGCGTAACCTGCACTTCTGGGCCTGCGTTTCGCGGTTCAGGCCAAGGCTGCTCCCCTATTTTACCCCGCTCAACCCCATCAATTCACCGCTCTCATGAGAAGCTACGACGACCTCGACGACGATCTGTTCGATGATGACGACGAGCTTGATAGCTCAATCCCCAACAGCCGCCCGGGCAAAGGCGGCCGCAAAGGCGCCTCCTCGGAAGACTCGTTGGCGACGAAATACGCCGACTACCTGATGTGGCGCGACACCGGCTCGTCGCACGATGAGGCCCTGGATCTGGCCAACCTCACCGAAGACGAATTTGCCGCTGCCGAAGCCCAGGAAGACCCCGAAGGCTCGGGCCGCTACGGCTCGGGCGGGCTCGACGACGATGACGACGCATTGGGCCTCGACGACGACGATGACAGCTACGAGGCCCAGCGCCGTAGCCGCCGGGGCAACCGCGACTATGACGAAGACGAGTTTTAAATTTACCGCTTAGGCGTGCTGCGGCACGCAAAAAGGCCCGCCGGAACTTGGTTCCGGCGGGCCTTTTTGGGTGGTTAGATGCTCGGCGCTAATCCGTATGTGTCAGCCAGAGCAAGCCACTATTTTCGTTGGGCTGAAGCGCTGCTATCTGGCAACTGACACCTAGCCCCGCTTGCTGCCAAACACGCGCCGGAGGAGCTCGGTGGTGCGGGCCACGGGGTTTTCGCGGATGTTGGCTTCTTCCTGCGCGATGAGCATGAACAAGCCGTCGATGGCTTTGCCGGTGGCGTATTCGTTGAGGTTCGGGTTGACGGGCTGCACCATCGGGATTTTGTTGTAGCGCGTTACGAGCGTTGAGTAGTAGCGCGTGGCGTTGGTTTGGTCGAGGGCCTGCTGCATGATGGGCGCAAACGCCGTGAGCAGCTGCGGGGTGGTGGTACGCTTGAGGTACTGAGTGGCAGCGTCCTTCTCGCCCGACAGAATGTTCCACACATCCCGGAATGTGAGGCTGCGGATGGCCGTAACGAAGATGGGCTTGGCGCTGGTAGCGGCTTGCTCGGCGCCGCGGTTCAAGGCCAACTCAAAGCGGTCGACCTCGGTACCTAGGCCCAGGCGGCGCATAGTAGTAGCCACGCGCTGCGCGTCCTGCGGAAAGGGAATCCGAATCAGCTTGTTTAGGTAAAAGCCGTCCTGCTTCGAGGCTTGGTCGGCTCCTTTGCTGATGCCTTGGGTTAGTGCTTCTTTGAGACCTAGGGCTGCTTCCTCCTGCGACACCCCACCGATTTTGCCGGCCGCGGTAGTAGTAGCTGGTTTGGGTAGCTGAATGGTGGTGCCGCCGATTTTGGGCAGCTTAATCAGCTGCGCCTCGGCCGCCGAGGTGGCGCCTAGGGCCAGGCCGGCCGCCAAAACAACAAAACGCATGGTATTCATATCGAGAAAAAGCCGGTAATGCGGCCTTGTAAGCGGTAATGGCAGAAACCGGACCAAAGTTCAGCCGCCAAGGTAGCCGGGCCTAGCGCGAGCCGAACACGCGCTGCAGCGTGGCGGTGGGGCGAGCCGAGGCGTTCAGGCGGATGCGGCTTTCTTCGTCGGCGATAAGCGTGTAGATGCCCGCGCTAATTTGGCCGGTGGCGTAAGTGGTCAGGTCGGTGCTAATGGGCGTTACCAGCGGCACTTTCTTGTAGCGCAGCATTAGTTCGCCGTAGAGCTGCTTGGCACCCGTTTGCTCCAGGGCGGCGGCCACCAACGGCTTCAGCTCTTCCTGCACCTGCGCGGCGGTTTGCTGCTTGAGTTGCTGCGAGGCAATTCGTCCTTCGCGCGAGTTCACGAGGGCAAGCGCATCGGCAATGGCCAGGCGTTGAAGCGCATTGCTGTAAATGGTAGCCGTTTGGGGATTGGCCGCTACGCTCTCGGCGCTACGGTTCAGCAACACCTCAAATTTGTCGATAACGGCTCCCATGCGCAGGCCGCGCAGCGTGGTTGCCACCAGCTCGGCTTCGGGCGGAAAGCCCAGTCGCACATCGGGGTTAGTGTTGAAGCCATCGGCCTGCCCGCCGGCCTCGAGGCCGCGCGTAATGCTCAGGCCGAGCGCCTCGCGCACGCCGGCCGTGGCTTCCTCCGCCGTGAGCGGGGCTGGTGCCGGGGCAACTGGGGCTTTGGCGGTGGTAGCGGCCTTCACCGTGGTTTTGGTGGCAGCGGGCTTGGCAGTGGTTTTTGCCGCGGGCTTTTTGGCAGTGGTGGTTTTCTTGGTGGTCGTGGTTTTGGTTTGGGCCGAGGCAGCGGGAGCGGCCAACAGCGCACCGGCCAACACCATCAGGGAGAAGCGAAATGCAGACATGCGAAGAAATGTGTAAACCGGAGGGCCCGGGTCGTGGTCTTTTGAAACGAGTGCACAAATTGCGCCGAATTTGCCTGCTTCCAACCTTTCTCTTGCTATGTCCCAAATTCCTGCCGTCGAAATCATCACCATTGGCGACGAGTTGCTCTACGGCCAAGTAATCGATACCAACTCGGCCTGGATGGGCCAGGAGTTAGGCAAGATTGGCTTGCGCATCCGCCAGATCAGCTCGGTTTCCGATAAGGCCGAAGAAATTGTGCGGGCCCTCGACGAGGCCCGCCAACGCGCCCAGGTAGTGCTGATGACCGGCGGCCTAGGTCCCACGAAAGACGATTTGACCAAGCACGTACTGGCCCGGTACTTCGGCAGCGAGTTGGAGCTGTACGAGCCTTCGCTGCGCGACGTAGAGGCCATTTTTGCCCGCTTCAACCGCCCCATGCTCGAGGTGAACCGGCAGCAGGCCTACTTGCCCAAAGCCTGCACGCCCCTGCGCAACACCGTGGGTACGGCTCCCGGCATGTGGTTCGACGACGGCGGTGTGGTGTTCGTATCGATGCCGGGCGTGCCGTTTGAGATGAAGCACCTGATGACCACGCACGTGCTGCCCAAGTTGCAGGAGTACTTTCGGGTGCCGCCCATCGAGCATGCCGTGCTGCAAACCATTGGCCAGGGCGAATCCTTTCTGGCCGAGCAAATTGCCGAGTGGGAAGCCCAGCTGCCGGCCAACATGAAGCTCGCCTACCTGCCCTACCTAGGCGGCGTGCGCCTGCGCCTCACCGCTACCGACGACGGCCAACCCAACCTGCGCGAGCGGCTCGAGGCACAACTTCCGCCGCTGCGGGCTCTCATCGGCCCCTACCTGTTTGCCGAAGGCGAAGTGCCATTGGAAGCTGCCCTAGGTACCCTGCTGAAAGAGCGCGGCCTGACCATTGGCACAGCCGAAAGCTGCACTGGCGGAGCCATTGCGCACAAGCTCACCGGTGTAGCGGGCAGCTCGGAGTACTTCATGGGCAGTGTGGTTGCTTACGCCAACACCGTAAAAGTGAGGCAACTAGGCGTGGAGCCCGCTACGCTGGAAGCCCACGGCGCCGTGAGCGAGGAAACCGTGCGGCAAATGGCCGAAGGTGCCCGCCGCCACCTAGGCGTTGATGTAGCCGTGGCGACCAGCGGCATTGCCGGCCCGGGCGGCGGCTCCGAAGAGAAACCCGTGGGCACCTTTTGGTTGGCCTACGCCGATGCCCACCAAACCGTGGCCCGCAAAATCACGTTCAACCGCGGCCGGCAGCTCAACATTGAGTTTATCACGACGGCCGCGCTCAACTTGGTGCGTCAGCATCTGCCCGCAGTTGGCTAACAGCTGCCGGCATCTGTTTTACCTTGCTGCAAGTCAAACACTTGCGCTTGGCTCCTAACGACTGTTCGCCAACCTAGGCCTGCGCATGAGGTAGCATACCGCAAATCAGCTACCTTTGGCCCCGATTTCGGGCTGCCACGGCCTGTTTTCTCACGATCTAGCTTCCTTTCCCACCCCAATTCTTCTAATCAAATCACGCATGGCACGAGTGGAAATGGTGATGCCCAAGATGGGCGAAAGTATCATGGAAGGCACCGTCCTCAAATGGCTCAAGCAGGTGGGCGACACCATTGAGCAGGATGAATCGGTGCTGGAAGTGGCCACCGATAAAGTGGACACCGAGGTGCCCGCCATCCACGCAGGCGTTTTGCAGCAGATTTTGGTGGAAGAAGGCCAGGTTGTTGCCGTGGGCGCGCCCATCGCCATCATCGAAACCGATGCCGCTGCTGCCTCCAACGGCCAAGCTCCGGCAACCGAAGCTGCTCCGGTAGCCGTTGGGGCCGAAGCCGCCCAAGTTGCCGAGCAGGTGCCGTTTGTACCGAATGCTGCCGCTGCCTCGGCTGCTGCCACGGGTGGTTCGCAGCTTGGCGAAGCTCAACCCGGCCGTTTCTACTCGCCGCTGGTGCTGAACATTGCCCGCGAAGAGGGTATTTCGATGGCTGATCTGGAGCGCCTGCCCGGCACCGGCCAAGGCGGCCGCGTTACGAAGAAAGATATCCTCGACTTCGTTGCTAACCGTGGTCAGCAACCGGCCCAAGCTGCCGCTCCGGTAGCTCAGGCCGCCGCTCCGGCCCCACAAGCCGCTTCTGCCGTTTCGGCCCCGGCTCCTGCCGCTCAGCCTGCTGCGGCTCCGGCCAGCAAGCCAGCTCCGTCGGTAAGCGGCAACCAGGAAATCATCGAGATGGACCGCATGCGCAAGATGATTGCCCAGCGCATGGTCGACTCGAAGCGCATTTCGCCCCACGTTACCTCCTTCGTAGAAGCCGACGTGACGAACATTGTGCAATGGCGCGAGAAGCACAAAGACGCTTACAAAAAGCGCGAAGGCGAAAACCTGACCTACACTCCCATTCTGGTGCAGGCCATCGTGAAAGCCATTCAGGACTTCCCGAACATCAATGTTTCGGTTGATGGCGACTACATCATCAAGAAGCGCGACATTAACATTGGTTTGGCCGTGGCGCTGCCCTCGGGCAACCTGATCGTGCCGGTTATTCACAACGCCGACCAGTTGAACCTGAACGGCCTGAGCAAGCGCGTAAACGACCTTGCCAACCGCGCCCGCCAGAACAAGCTTAAGCCCGAAGACCTGGCCAACGGCACCTACACGGTTTCGAACGTTGGCTCGTTTGGCAACGTGATGGGTACGCCCATCATCATGCAGCCGCAGGTGGCCATCATGGCCCTAGGTGCCATCAAGAAAAAGCCGGCCGTCATCGAAACGCCGCAGGGTGATTTGATCGGGATCCGCCACTTCATGTTCCTGTCGCACTCCTACGACCACCGCGTTGTTGATGGTTCGCTGGGTGGCATGTTCGTGCGCCGCGTGGCCGACTACCTTGAGCAGTTCGACCCCAACACGGCCATCTAACAGGTACCGAGCCGTGGCAGCTGCAAGTGCATTTGCCACGACTCATTGCTTGAACAAGCCCGTCAGATCGGCGGGCTTTTCTTTTTGATTTCTTTCAGGTTATGAAAAACTTTGCAACCCTAGGTGCCCTGGTACTTTCGCTGGCCCTGATCATTTACCTGTACGTTCGCGTTTCCTCTACCGAGCGTCAACTGGCCGAGGCGCAGCGCCGCATGGCCGATTGCGAGCAAGTAACCTTTCAGCTGCAAAACCAACTGAGCCAGCAAGCCCGCATACAAGCCCGCGAAGCTGGGGAGCCGGTTCCGGGCGAAGCGGAATAGCAGCTCCCGGTCTCGGTTGTTCATCAAAACAAAGCGGCCGCACCTCCTAGGTGCGGCCGCTTTGTTTTGGTTGCCAGCTGGCAGCTTATAGCGCCGCCATGCTTTGCTCGAGGGCTGCAATTTTGGCTTCGGCATCAGCCAGCTTCTGCCGCTCACGCTCAACCAAATCGGGCTTGGCGTTATTCACAAACTTCTCGTTGGCCAGCTTCTTCAGCACCGATTCGCGGAAGCCTTGGGCATACTCCAGCTCTTTCGTCAGCCGTTCGCGCTCGGCTTCTAGGTCAATCTGCCCTTCCATCGGCACGAAGAACTCGGCGCCGCCCGACACGAATCCTACGGCAGCTGCCGGGGCGGCGTCTACCACGTTTATCTCGGCAAGGGCTGCCAGCTTACGAATGATGCCATCGTAATCTTGCAACAGGCCGGTGTCATCGGTTTTGGCAGCCAGCGTGAGGGGCTTGTTCGGACCTAGGCCCTTTTGATTGCGGATGTTGCGCACGCCAGCCACTACGTCGAGTGCTCGATCCATGCGGGCCAGCAGTTCGGCGCCGCCCTCCACGGGCTGTTGCTTGGGCCAGGCAGCAACGCACAGGTAGTCTTTGGCCCCGCGCTCGGCCAGGTGATGCCAGATTTCCTCCGTGATGAACGGCATGAACGGATGCAGCAGCTTCAGCAGTTGCTCAAAGAAGCCGGTGGTGCGGCGCAGCGTTTCGGCATCGATGGGCGCTTGGTAAGCCGGCTTAATCATCTCGAGGTACACCGAGCAGAAGTCGTCCCACACGAGCTTGTAAATGGTCATCAGCGCGTCGGACATGCGGAACTTCGCAAAGTGCTCGTCCAGCTCGGCCAGGGTGCTCTGCAGCTTGGCCTGGAACCACTCGGTAGCACGTTCATTTACAAACGCCAGCTCGTCGTTTACTTCCCAGCCTTGGGTAAGGCGGAAGGCATTCCAGAGCTTGTTAGTAAAGTTGCGGCCTTGCTCTACCAGCTTGATGTCGAACAGCAAGTCGTTGCCGGCCGGCGACGAAAACAGCATACCGGTGCGCACACCGTCGGCGCCGTACTGGGCAATGAGGTCGAGCGGGTCGGGCGAGTTGCCGAGGCTCTTGCTCATCTTGCGGCCCTGGGCATCGCGCACAATGCCGGTGAGGTACACGTTGCGGAACGGTACATCCTTGCGGTACTCCAGGCCGGCCATGATCATGCGGGCTACCCAGAAGAACAGGATTTCGGGAGCCGTTACGAGGTCGTCGGTTGGGTAGTAGTAGTTGACTTCGGGGTTGTCCGGATCTTTGAATCCATCGAACACCGAAATCGGCCACAGCCACGACGAGAACCAGGTATCGAGCACGTCTTCATCCTGACGCAAGTCGCTAACCTGCAAATCGTTGTTGCCGCTTTGCTCACGCGCCAATTGAAGTGCTTCTTCCTCGTTCAGCGCTACTACGAAAGTACCATCGGGCAGGTAGTAGGCCGGAATACGCTGGCCCCACCACAACTGACGCGAGATGCACCAGTCGCGCACGTTCTCCATCCACACCCGGTACATGTTCTTGAACTTGGGCGGGTGCAGCTTCACGCGGTCGTCTTCTACCACTTCCAGCGCCGGGCCGGCCATGTCGGCCATCTTCAGGAACCACTGCAGCGACAGACGCGGCTCGATAACCGCCCCGGTGCGCTCCGAAGTTTGCAGCACGCTCTGGTACTCCTCTACCTTATCGAGCAAGCCAGCTTCGCCTAGGTCCTTTACGATGTTGCGGCGCGCAGCAAAGCGGTCCTGGCCCACGTACAGCACGGCCTTCTCGTTCAGCGTGCCATCGTCGCTGAGAATATCGATAACCGGCAGGTTGTGCTTCAGGCCAAGCTCGTAGTCGTTGAGGTCGTGCGCAGGCGTTACTTTCAGCGCGCCCGTGCCGAAATCAATGGCTACGTACTCATCAAGGATGATCGGAATTTCGCGACCTAGGAGCGGGATGCGCACCTTGGCTCCGTGCAGATGCCGGTAGCGCTCATCATTCGGATTTACGGCCACGGCCACATCGGCCATGATGGTTTCGGGGCGCGAGGTGGCAACTGTTAAGAACTTAGAATTTAGAACTGAGAACTCAGAATCGTTCTGATTTTCACCTTCGGCTTCTAAGTTCTCACTTCTAAGTACTGGGTTCTGAGTTCTAGGCTCTACAATCTCGTAGCGCAGATGATACATCTTCGCCACGGTATCCTTCGGAATTACTTCCTCATCGGACAAGGCTGTGCGGCCCTGCGGGTCCCAATTTACCATGCGGATGCCGCGGTAAATGAGGCCTTTGCGGTACAAATCAACGAATACGCGCAGTACGGCCTCGGTAAGGTCGGGCTCCATGGTAAAGCGCGTACGCGACCAGTCGCAGGAGGCGCCGAGCTTTTTCAGCTGCTCCAGAATGATGCCACCGTACTTCTCCTTCCACTCCCACGCATACTTCAAGAACTCCTCCCGCGAGAGGTCTTTTTTCTCGATGCCCCGCTCCTTCAGCATCTGCACCACTTTGGCCTCGGTGGCAATGGAGGCGTGGTCGGTGCCGGGCACCCAGCAGGCTTCCTTGCCTTGCATACGGGCGCGGCGCACCAGCACATCCTGAATGGTGTTGTTGAGCATGTGGCCCATGTGCAGCACGCCGGTTACGTTCGGGGGCGGAATAACCACCGAGTAAGCGGGTTTGCGCGGGTTGGGCTTCGAGTTAAAAAAGCCTTGCTCCTGCCAGCGTTGATACCATTTTTCTTCTACCTCGGCTGGCTGGTAGGTTTTTGGGATGGACATAGTCGCTCGAGAATCAGTTCGGAAGCGGCAAAAGTAGGCATTTCGGGGCGGGGGCGGAAGCTTGCTTACAGGCCCGTCCGACGTATGAGTGCTGCGAAGCCAGTATTTTCGCCCCGACAAGTGAGCCGCTCAGAGGTTTAACGAGCTAATGAGTTATTTTTAAGGTTTGGCTCGCAGCCATTGCAAGGCGCTGAACTTGAAGCTTTCTGTTGCGCATGAATTCGCTTTTTAGTCGGTGGAAAAAGCCGACCGCCCCCGTACCTGCCCCACCCCCTTCGCTTGCTACCGCACCGGCAGCACCCACGCAGGGGAGCCTGCGCGTGGGCATGGCCCAGTTGCTGGTTGAAGGCGGCGAACCCCAACGCAACCTCGAGCGCGCCGCCCAAATGATTGCGCAGGCTGCCCAGCAAGGTTGCGCGTTGGTGTTGCTGCCCGAAACCCTCGACTTTGCCTGGACGCACCCCAGCGCCCTCACCGAGGCTCAGCCCATCCCGGGTTTGTTCTCCGACAGGCTTTGCCAGGAGGCCAAGGCGCATAGCATTTATGTATGTGCGGGACTAACCGAGCGCACCGCTGATGGCCGTATTTACAATGCCGCGATTCTGATCGGCCCGGAGGGTGGTATTCTGCTCAAGTACCACAAAATCAACCTACTTGGCGTAGAGCAACCGTTCTACCAAGTAGGCCAAACCCTGAATGTGGTTGATACGCCCCTAGGTAAGATTGGTGTAAACATCTGCGCCGACAATTACCTCGACGGTTTGTCCATCGGGCATACCTTGGCTCGCATGGGGGCCGAAATCATCCTGTCGCCGTCGTCCTGGACGGTAGACTACTCCATCACCGAGGAGCACGACCCGTACCAAGAAAAGTGGGTGAAGCCCTACAAAATTCTGGCTACGCTTTATAACGTGGTTGTCGTGGGTACTACGTCGGTGGGCTACATCGTGGGCGGGCCTTACGAAGGAAAGAAAAGCGTAGGCTGCTCGCTGGCCGTAGCGGCCGATGGCATTAAAGCGCAGGGCACATTTAACGAGTTTGCCGGTGAGCTGATTGTGGCCGATTTGCCGCGCCCCCACCGCCCGGAGCGCGGCACCGCCATCAGCGACAAGCTGCGGCAATCGGGCTACCGCTTCGACCAACCGTTGTAACGGCTTTCGCCATAACTCCCATTTTAAACCTGCACCTATTGAAACAGCTTTACCCAATGACAGTACCTTCCGCCCAAGCCATTACCGATGCAGCCACCCGTGATTTAACCCATTCGGTTGAAGCGCAGCGCTGCTCCCGGTGCATCATGGACACCACCGTGCCCGGCATCCGCTTCGATGCTCGCGGCGAGTGCAACTTTTGCGCCGTGCACGACAAGATGGACCGCGAAAATCCCCTAGGCCCGGAAGGTGAGCGGTACGTGCAGGAGGTAGCCGCCGAGCTTAAGCACCTAGGCCAGGGCAAGAAATACGACTGCGTACTGGGCGTAAGCGGAGGCCGCGACAGCAGTTTTACGCTGTGGTACTGCGTAGTGAAGCTCGGCCTGCGCCCGTTGGCGGTGCAC includes the following:
- a CDS encoding valine--tRNA ligase is translated as MSIPKTYQPAEVEEKWYQRWQEQGFFNSKPNPRKPAYSVVIPPPNVTGVLHMGHMLNNTIQDVLVRRARMQGKEACWVPGTDHASIATEAKVVQMLKERGIEKKDLSREEFLKYAWEWKEKYGGIILEQLKKLGASCDWSRTRFTMEPDLTEAVLRVFVDLYRKGLIYRGIRMVNWDPQGRTALSDEEVIPKDTVAKMYHLRYEIVEPRTQNPVLRSENLEAEGENQNDSEFSVLNSKFLTVATSRPETIMADVAVAVNPNDERYRHLHGAKVRIPLLGREIPIILDEYVAIDFGTGALKVTPAHDLNDYELGLKHNLPVIDILSDDGTLNEKAVLYVGQDRFAARRNIVKDLGEAGLLDKVEEYQSVLQTSERTGAVIEPRLSLQWFLKMADMAGPALEVVEDDRVKLHPPKFKNMYRVWMENVRDWCISRQLWWGQRIPAYYLPDGTFVVALNEEEALQLAREQSGNNDLQVSDLRQDEDVLDTWFSSWLWPISVFDGFKDPDNPEVNYYYPTDDLVTAPEILFFWVARMIMAGLEYRKDVPFRNVYLTGIVRDAQGRKMSKSLGNSPDPLDLIAQYGADGVRTGMLFSSPAGNDLLFDIKLVEQGRNFTNKLWNAFRLTQGWEVNDELAFVNERATEWFQAKLQSTLAELDEHFAKFRMSDALMTIYKLVWDDFCSVYLEMIKPAYQAPIDAETLRRTTGFFEQLLKLLHPFMPFITEEIWHHLAERGAKDYLCVAAWPKQQPVEGGAELLARMDRALDVVAGVRNIRNQKGLGPNKPLTLAAKTDDTGLLQDYDGIIRKLAALAEINVVDAAPAAAVGFVSGGAEFFVPMEGQIDLEAERERLTKELEYAQGFRESVLKKLANEKFVNNAKPDLVERERQKLADAEAKIAALEQSMAAL
- a CDS encoding carbon-nitrogen hydrolase family protein, whose translation is MNSLFSRWKKPTAPVPAPPPSLATAPAAPTQGSLRVGMAQLLVEGGEPQRNLERAAQMIAQAAQQGCALVLLPETLDFAWTHPSALTEAQPIPGLFSDRLCQEAKAHSIYVCAGLTERTADGRIYNAAILIGPEGGILLKYHKINLLGVEQPFYQVGQTLNVVDTPLGKIGVNICADNYLDGLSIGHTLARMGAEIILSPSSWTVDYSITEEHDPYQEKWVKPYKILATLYNVVVVGTTSVGYIVGGPYEGKKSVGCSLAVAADGIKAQGTFNEFAGELIVADLPRPHRPERGTAISDKLRQSGYRFDQPL